DNA from Cutibacterium acnes:
CAGCCTCGGTACCGGGAGCGATGAGGGCGATCTGATCGGTATGGCCACGTTGCGGCTTGGCCATCTCAGAGGCAACCTTGGCCATGAACTTGCTCGACCCGATACCCACCGAGCAACTCAATCCCTCGGTGCGCTCTGCTACCCGGGCACGCAATTCAACGGCAACTTGCTGCAAAGCGTCGAGGTTCTCGACGTCGATGTCACCGGCTTCTAGATCAACGAAGGCCTCGTCAAGACTCAGTGGCTCAACAAGCGGCGAGAGCTCCCGCAGCGTCGCCATGACAACCTTCGAGGACTCCCGGTAAGCCTCAAACCGTCCGGACAAAAAAGCGGCATTCGGGGCCAATCGACGCGCCTGAGACCCGGCCATCGCCGAGTGCACCCCAAATTTGCGGGCCTCATAAGAGGCCGTCGCGACCACTCCCCTGCCACCGACCCCACCAACAATGACAGCCTTACCAACGAGGGAGGGCTTATCCCGCTGCTCCACCGAGGCGAAGAAGGCGTCCATGTCCAGGTGGAGGATCGACGCCGTCGACCTCATGCCCGGCGTCGGTACCCGACGAAATCGAAGCCGTCACGAGGCTCACGACGAACTTCCACCCACACCTCAGGGTCAATGGCGGGGAAACGCGCCGCACCATTCGGATTCTGGTGAACTTCGGTGATGTCGAGCTCGTCGCACAACTCGAAAGCGTCGGCGTAGATCTGTCCACCTCCGGCAACAAAACAGATCTCCTCACCTGCCTCACGCGCCATCTCGACGGCCTGACGCGGGCTGGTTGCGACGTCCACCCCCCTATGGGACCAGTGCGGGTCGCGGGTGCAGATGATGTGACGACGCCCAGGAAGCTTGCCGATCTGCTCAAAGGTACGACGCCCAAAGACCAATGTGTGGCCCATCGTCACAGTCTTAAAACGACGGAAATCCTCACTAATGTGCCAGAGCATCTCCTGCCCCGACCCGATGACGCCGTTATCAGCGACAGCGGCGATAGCGACGACCTTCATCGATCCTCCTGCGGCTTGGTGGAAACTTGATCCCGGCACCCGATCAGACCGCAATCGGAGCGGGCAGCGCCGGATACGGGTCATAACCAGTCAGGGTGATATCGGACAGCTCGAACCCGTCAATGTCACGGACATTCGGGTTAACGGTGAGCGTTGGCCGGTGCCGCGGCTTACGTTTCAACTGCTCATGAACCTGGTCGAGGTGATTGAGGTACACGTGGGCATCGCCCAAGGTGTGGACGAACCGCAACGGCTTGAGCCCGGTCACCGAGGCCACCAGATGGGTAAGCAGGGCATATGACGCGATATTGAACGGCACTCCGAGGAAGGTGTCACCGGAGCGCTGGTACAGCTGGCAGCTCAACCACGTCGGGGTTCCCCGATCATCCGGCGTGACGTAAAACTGGAACAAGGTGTGGCACGGCGGCAGGGCCATCTGGTCGATCTCGGCCACATTCCACGCCGAGACGATGTGACGACGTGACCACGGATTGGTGCGAATCTGCTCAACCACCTTGGCGATCTGATCAATTGTGCCGCCGCCGTCGTCGGGCCAAGAACGCCACTGATGCCCGTAGACCGGCCCTAAATCACCGTTCTCGTCGGCCCACTCATCCCAAATGTGGATGTTGTTATCATGCAGCCAGCCGACATTCGTATCCCCGCGCAGAAACCACAGCAACTCCCCGAACACGCTGCGGGTGTAAATCTTCTTCGTCGTCACCAGCGGAAATCCCTCGCGCAGATCAAAGACCATCTGGTGACCGAAGACGCTGACCGTCCCCGTTCCGGTACGGTCCTCGCGGCGCACGCCCTCGTCAAGGATCCGCCGCAACAAGTCGAGATAGATCTGCATTCAGCGCCCCTCCACATGGGCGACGACCGCCGGAACAATCGCGCGAACAGCTTGTCCTCGGTGGCTGATGGCGTCCTTGACCTCAGGAGTCATCTCAGCACTGGTGAGGTCACCGGGCTGGGCATCGGGAACAAACATCGGATCATAACCAAACCCGTTTTTCCCGCGGGCCTCCGAGATGATCCGCCCCTCCATCGTCGCCACCTTGGTGATCTCGGTGCCGTCCGGGTCGACGAAAGCCATCGCACATACGAACCTACCGTGACGTCGCTCATCCGGAAGGTCAAAAGTCTGATCAAGCAGCAGCTGAAGGTTGCGCTCATCATTAGCGTGAGGCCCTGACCAGCGTGCCGAACGGATACCGGGCATCCGGTTGAGAGCGTCAACCTCGAGTCCGGAGTCGTCAGCCAAAGCAGGTAAACCGGTTTCGTGGGCCGCAGCACGAGCCTTGATGAGGGCATTCTCCACAAAGGTTCTACCGGTCTCCTCCGGTGCCGGGGCATCGCTGACCTCCGACAAACCGACGATTTCGGCCTCG
Protein-coding regions in this window:
- the rdgB gene encoding RdgB/HAM1 family non-canonical purine NTP pyrophosphatase, translating into MSRIVLASNNAKKLVELRRTFEGAGTEAEIVGLSEVSDAPAPEETGRTFVENALIKARAAAHETGLPALADDSGLEVDALNRMPGIRSARWSGPHANDERNLQLLLDQTFDLPDERRHGRFVCAMAFVDPDGTEITKVATMEGRIISEARGKNGFGYDPMFVPDAQPGDLTSAEMTPEVKDAISHRGQAVRAIVPAVVAHVEGR
- a CDS encoding thymidylate synthase, with translation MQIYLDLLRRILDEGVRREDRTGTGTVSVFGHQMVFDLREGFPLVTTKKIYTRSVFGELLWFLRGDTNVGWLHDNNIHIWDEWADENGDLGPVYGHQWRSWPDDGGGTIDQIAKVVEQIRTNPWSRRHIVSAWNVAEIDQMALPPCHTLFQFYVTPDDRGTPTWLSCQLYQRSGDTFLGVPFNIASYALLTHLVASVTGLKPLRFVHTLGDAHVYLNHLDQVHEQLKRKPRHRPTLTVNPNVRDIDGFELSDITLTGYDPYPALPAPIAV
- a CDS encoding dihydrofolate reductase — protein: MKVVAIAAVADNGVIGSGQEMLWHISEDFRRFKTVTMGHTLVFGRRTFEQIGKLPGRRHIICTRDPHWSHRGVDVATSPRQAVEMAREAGEEICFVAGGGQIYADAFELCDELDITEVHQNPNGAARFPAIDPEVWVEVRREPRDGFDFVGYRRRA